One stretch of Podospora bellae-mahoneyi strain CBS 112042 chromosome 2, whole genome shotgun sequence DNA includes these proteins:
- a CDS encoding hypothetical protein (EggNog:ENOG503P6M8; COG:T), with protein MAANSRAESLAQIDLTVESSESSTATATTYSRRQITLTALNNTIAIGRASKVSAKGFVPAENNAWFDSAVMSRDHAEISVDIDEKKVQVRDKGSLHGTYLNEREKLEKEPRELKDGDRLTFGLPVDRGTSRFMPVSVKFGVSFNEPTKQYVPSSFASSALTETFSVGDECGSRTFQVPDDSEVSSDVDDYSSDSSIYSSHSATMIPQTTSTSPHSLPPKFVPGVEVIDLTEPEASSQSHTWTSKLNAGSFNNSSPAFIDLSSPPLSPLMFREDRDAEYGSSGAAVTKNVGGDHLDILSISEPAGRVPMQSISPLGAATSRLTEFASALGQTAQSLEAIEQTVLNSDMDSNYSSDHSLDSLDQDNTSELSDAESNVNYPENFMEGEYSSDDDDDSGSDHDMDDQSDGSSVLDEDMVNYSEDDDNESASEHQSVIGDLDIFDCDQPASPLPLSPMMGRPTLVHNHHTAPVVSDEQDDTLDHPASDTASPVIPVSSKKDEAGAKSTNPIAIEKLLNDRPGVAHSMHQGPPLPELRKTTQPNSWPASFKGDFESLCLKSGKGDFWSAREGNKAYFNKTSGQTFNKAALETQTTARPASSVYALCNAMPTNPRFDNEMHTRDLSGLDQQVFSRLPPMETSFNSTVTQPICSDSLDRLLSSSARRGNQPNAYKEQAKTKESETEKTKEPETEKPVDQNAENVASKTSDLEFQKVNVQFTIQTADEPQSLVEAEKLKANSDSVKRKRKAEDMSVETEDDLKWGSVPETAGAEVLKADGLEEAATEVRGQTVESSIQVLRPFERPTKKVRLFRLAERVGIAAIGGAMVMGTLIYTAPTFA; from the exons ATGGCGGCCAATTCACGTGCCGAGAGTCTAG CTCAAATCGATCTCACGGTTGAGAGTTCAGAAAGCagcacagccacagccaccacctaCTCTCGGCGACAAATCACCTTGACAGCCTTGAACAACACGATTGCCATCGGTCGTGCCTCCAAGGTCTCTGCCAAAGGGTTCGTTCCTGCCGAAAACAACGCTTGGTTTGACAGCGCTGTTATGTCACGGGACCACGCTGAAATTAGCGTTGATATCGACGAGAAG AAAGTCCAGGTCCGGGACAAGGGTTCTCTGCACGGAACCTATCTCAACGAGCGCGAGAAGCTTGAGAAAGAGCCCAGAGAGCTCAAGGACGGCGACAGGCTCACCTTCGGTCTTCCAGTCGATCGTGGCACTTCGAGATTCATGCCTGTTTCGGTCAAGTTTGGTGTCTCGTTCAACGAGCCCACTAAACAGTACGTCCCATCCTCATTTGCCTCGTCGGCACTGACTGAGACCTTCAGCGTCGGCGACGAATGTGGCTCGAGAACATTTCAGGTCCCGGACGACTCCGAAGTCAGCtctgatgttgatgattaTTCTAGCGACAGCAGCATTTATTCTAGCCACTCCGCGACAATGATCCCCCAGACtacttcaacctcaccacatTCGCTTCCGCCCAAATTTGTCCCTGGAGTTGAGGTGATCGATCTTACGGAGCCTGAGGCCTCCAGCCAGAGCCATACCTGGACCTCCAAACTGAACGCAGGCTCTTTCAACAATAGCAGCCCCGCCTTCATCGATCTCTCCTCACCTCCGTTGTCCCCCCTTATGTTCCGAGAGGATAGAGATGCCGAGTATGGATCATCTGGTGCTGCGGTTACAAAGAATGTCGGGGGTGACCACCTTGACATTCTGAGCATTTCTGAGCCAGCGGGGCGTGTTCCCATGCAGAGTATTTCGCCCTTGGGGGCTGCTACTTCTCGTTTGACCGAGTTCGCCTCCGCGCTTGGCCAGACTGCCCAATCTTTGGAGGCAATTGAGCAAACCGTCCTCAATTCTGACATGGATTCGAACTATAGTAGCGACCATAGCCTCGACAGTTTGGATCAGGACAACACCAGCGAGTTGAGCGACGCCGAAAGCAACGTCAACTATCCTGAAAATTTCATGGAAGGTGAATACTCGagcgatgatgacgatgacagcGGTAGCGATCATGACATGGATGATCAAAGCGACGGGTCAAGCGTTCTCGACGAGGATATGGTGAACTACtctgaggatgatgacaatgaGTCTGCCTCTGAGCATCAGA GTGTTATTGGCGACCTAGATATCTTTGACTGTGATCAGCCAGCATCTCCCCTTCCACTCTCCCCGATGATGGGCAGACCGACCCTTGTCCATAACCATCACACTGCACCTGTAGTGTCTGATGAGCAAGACGACACTCTGGACCACCCGGCTTCAGACACCGCATCGCCCGTCATTCCTGTCAGCTCGAAGAAGGATGAAGCTGGTGCTAAGAGTACCAATCCCATAGCAATTGAAAAGCTCTTGAATGATCGTCCCGGTGTGGCGCATTCTATGCACCAAGgcccccctcttcctgaACTTCGGAAGACTACCCAGCCTAACTCGTGGCCGGCTTCTTTCAAGGGAGATTTTGAGTCTCTGTGTCTGAAATCAGGCAAAGGAGACTTCTGGTCTGCACGAGAAGGGAACAAGGCATATTTCAACAAGACCTCTGGCCAGACCTTCAACAAGGCTGCTTTGGAGACTCAGACTACCGCTCGCCCAGCGTCGTCGGTATATGCTCTCTGCAATGCAATGCCCACCAACCCTCGGTTTGACAACGAGATGCACACGAGAGATCTATCAGGCTTAGATCAACAGGTCTTTTCTAGACTACCTCCCATGGAAACCTCGTTCAACAGCACCGTAACACAGCCGATCTGTTCTGATAGTCTTGATCGCCTACTGTCGAGCTCTGCACGCCGCGGAAATCAGCCAAACGCCTACAAGGAGCAAGCGAAGACTAAGGAGTCTGAGACTGAGAAGACTAAGGAGCCCGAGACTGAGAAGCCCGTGGACCAAAACGCTGAGAATGTGGCGTCGAAGACTAGCGATCTTGAATTTCAGAAGGTCAATGTGCAGTTTACGATCCAGACCGCTGATGAGCCTCAGTCGCTTGTCGAGGCAGAGAAGCTGAAGGCGAATTCTGACTCTGTAAAGCGCAAGAGAAAGGCTGAGGATATGTCGGTAGAAACAGAGGACGACTTGAAGTGGGGCAGTGTGCCAGAGACGGCGGGTGCTGAGGTCCTCAAGGCCGATGGCCTCGAGGAGGCTGCTACAGAGGTTCGTGGCCAGACTGTTGAGTCCTCTATCCAAGTTCTTCGCCCGTTTGAGAGGCCAACAAAGAAAGTTCGGTTGTTCCGTCTCGCAGAGCGCGTAGGGATTGCGGCTATTGGCGGagccatggtgatgggcaCTCTGATTTATACGGCACCTACCTTTGCTTGA